In the genome of Pseudomonas lalucatii, the window GATCGCCCGCATGCTCGGCGGCGTCGACCTCACCGAAGAGTCCCTGGCCCACGCCCGGCAGATGGTCGCCAGCGCCCAGGCCTGAGCACCAGCGGGCCCGCACAAACGAAAAAGGCGACCCGAGGGTCGCCTTTTTGCACAATGCCTGAACGCCTACTTCTTCTTGCGCACGTAGAGCACCAGGTTGTGATCGACCAGCTCGAAGCCGTGCTCGCGGACGATCTCCTTCTGCCGCCTCTCGATCTCCGGATCGAAGAACTCGATCACCTCGCCGGAGTCGACACAGACCATATGGTCGTGGTGACCGCTGTCGGCCAGCTCGAACACCGCGTGGCCGCCGTCGAAATTGTGCCGCACCACCAGGCCCGCCGCCTCGAACTGGGTCAGCACGCGATACACCGTGGCCAGGCCGACATCTTCGCCCGCCTCCATCAGCGCCTTGTATACATCCTCTGCGCTCATGTGGCGCTGCTCGGCGGAGTCGAGCATCTGCAAAATCTTGACCCTCGGCAGGGTCACTTTCAGGCCAGCCTTGCGTAGTTCGCTATTTTCAACCATGGTCTGCTTTCTCGTGGAAGCGGTTTCGCAGCTTCCCTTATTGCGGGTATGATCCGGGTTTACGTTGCCCAGCCAAGATAGTGGAAGTCACCCACCGATGCAAAATGCCAAGCTCCTGCTGACCAGCCTCACTCTCACGGGGCTCTTCGCACTCGCCGGTTGCTCATTCCCCGGGGTTTACAAGATCGACATCCAACAGGGCAATGTCGTCACGCAGGACATGATAGACCAGTTGCGCCCCGGAATGACCCGCCGCCAAGTGCGGTTTATCATGGGCAACCCGCTGCTGACCGATACCTTCCACGCCAACCGCTGGGACTACCTCTACAGCATCCAGCCGGGCGGCGGCCAGCGCCTGCAGGAGCGCGTCAGCCTGGTCTTCGACGGCAGCGACCAGCTGGTCGGCCTGGCCGGCGACTTCCTGCCCGGCGTCAGCCGCGACCAGGAAATCCTCGGCGAAGGCGGCGACACCAGCGCGACCGTGGCCGACAAGCCGCGGAGCGAGGACACGCCACCGCCCCCCGGCTCGCTGCTCGAGCAGATCCAGAGCGAAGTGGACAGCGTGAAAGCCGTACCGGTACCCACCCCGGAGCCACTGGAAAGCTCGCCGCAATAAGCGCCAAATACAACAAAGCCCGGATGACTCCGGGCTTTTTTATGCGTGCGCCCTTGACTCAGGCGCCCTGCTCGTCGGCCTTGGCCTTGGCCGC includes:
- the fur gene encoding ferric iron uptake transcriptional regulator; the encoded protein is MVENSELRKAGLKVTLPRVKILQMLDSAEQRHMSAEDVYKALMEAGEDVGLATVYRVLTQFEAAGLVVRHNFDGGHAVFELADSGHHDHMVCVDSGEVIEFFDPEIERRQKEIVREHGFELVDHNLVLYVRKKK
- a CDS encoding outer membrane protein assembly factor BamE, whose product is MQNAKLLLTSLTLTGLFALAGCSFPGVYKIDIQQGNVVTQDMIDQLRPGMTRRQVRFIMGNPLLTDTFHANRWDYLYSIQPGGGQRLQERVSLVFDGSDQLVGLAGDFLPGVSRDQEILGEGGDTSATVADKPRSEDTPPPPGSLLEQIQSEVDSVKAVPVPTPEPLESSPQ